acatatataaaataatatatttattgtcGAGTAGTATTTGCatatttagtttagatttttAGAATTTGATCAGATGATAGATGCTAGACCTTTGAGAAATTGGAAATGGTTTCTTTGTGTCATCGTTGTAAATTACTGAGGAATGCATTGGAAATGAAGTATTGCCAGTTTTTTTTAAGGTTTACTGTTATTCTTATTCTGTTTGGTTTGCCAGAAAGTGCGGctgtgaattgaaaaaaaaaagtgatgaaaatggagaaaatgagcCCCACATTGATTAAATTCATGAGATGTAAGATAAGATTcaaacaaaaacaattttttttattattgaatttagaAGCCGAggactttttttcctttttattttgttaaacttGATTTCTTTCGCCACATTGGAAAGTGAGGTTTACATTAGTCCTCCCTATAACAATATGGTAAGGATTGTATTTTAGGCTTAAGCAAAAGGAAATAAAGTAAatcagtttttttatttattaaaaggtTGATCTTTTTAGCCAtcattatatcatattttatgttatattccTTTACCTAACAACTTTTTACTAATTTAGTTCTTTATATTAatctttttatcttattttttaaaacgaaattaagctttaaaacaaacattctaataaaaaattaaattattttatatttttaaaaaaattaattttttttaaatttttattgacgTGACACTATAACATTAGTAACACGCTACATTATTGTTATAATGATCACGTTATTGTTGTAACGGTCAATATTAATTAAACAacctatttaattaattttaaggttaaattaaatgtaaaaagtttgattgattttttcaaaaattcataataacaTTTCGAAAAAAAGTTAACTGACTACCACTTTATTGAGAGAAGGAAACAAGTCGAAAGCATCAAAACATTATTGGGCATATTTCACCAATCTCGTTGTCTTGGGAACAAAAACCGATTTAGAAAGAATTAAAAACTCAGTAAAAGCCTTAAAGAAAACTTCTACCTCCTTCTATAATGAATACCCATAAACCTAACTAACGAATTCACGATTTCTTATTATCTTTCAACAGAAAGCTTCTTTGATTTATTTCCCTGTGTAATatcacaatttttaatttttaatttttaatttttaatataatacttaaaatttttCATAGTCTCTTTTTAACCCGTAaaagaaaaatacattttaacGCACTCAACCCACATCCTCTTCTACGAGCAATAATACTAATACCAACTAAGCTAAGACTTAATTacaaaaaactaatatcaaattaaaaataattataacttaaattttaagttacatgtacaaaaatagataataatagaTTGGAGTTACGCTATTTACAAATTAATTCTCTATTACAACCTCttacatcaaattttaataaaattatttctattccctagtgaaataaattaaaattttatttcaataaaatgtttatattttatataaaaagtgtattagttatattttattgaatgaaaataatctttaataaaatgaattatatttgtaatttttattaaatatataatataaattttattaattaatattatgaatatattataatcttttaatttgaaaattaaaatatatatatgatatgaatcTCAAATATTGTTAGAAGTGTAAAATAATCCTTTATTATGGGGATGGTATAACGAGAGAGGGTTgattatattaaattgtttttgtatctatttttattttggaaaacatatattttttggtatttgttaattttttctgaatttctttttgaaagtttattttaatgaaatgaaaCGTATTACggattatatatttaaatttgccaaaaaaaatattattgaagcATTACcctttattttatattctctAGTGGAAGTTAAAATGTTTAGACTTtaacttcaattattttaaatattataattaaataaattttataaatatatatttcaaaactaCTTAATTCAgagtttttataatatatatattttttcaaatttgctggcatttttctttttcattgataaactattttttacaaaacaaatacaaaaaaGTGAACTGTCAGTAAAACAAACCCACTCTTAATGAATCAATAAAGAACAAAGTATGTATAAcagatttctttcaatttatttcatgcatgaaagaattaagctgtgaatatttcataaaattcaaagggaattaaaaaatatatcataCTGTTTCTCCTTACAATACAACTATCAAGTATGATTACATTTTATGGCAAGTCAGAGGGAGGAAATTATTGGAAGCCTGGCTCATCTTTGCAGTGTTAGTTCCCAAAATTCCACCATCTTTTCTTCCTTGGAACCTCGGATGAAGGAGGATCTAGAATCACGCACAAACCAAGATTTAGCAATATTTGAAGAATGATACTAAAACTAGGAACATGCAAATCCCTTTTTAAGTTCAATACAACATTAGATTCCCAAATTGTCCTATCAAGATTCATGTTATAGGCATTCCATAAGAAACTAAGCTAAGCATTCCCCTGTATTTGAAACAGTATGCATATAAAGAGTCATACACTGATATGTCAGTTTTTTCATGCAGGCCACATTGTTGGAATGTTAACACACTAGTACTGAAGGATCGGGGCAACAtgtatttgaataaaaatgaacttTGTGTGGATGGTAAAACAAAGAGGAAAATGTAATATAAATCACCTCCTTGGCAGTAGATTGAGTTGTAGTGAACTTCGGCCCAAAAACTCAAGAAAATAACTGCATCAGTACACATAAAGAAGTCGCAAGTGTTAGAATATACCAGCATAAAAAATGGGGTCTTCATCATCGATGTCGTTATTTCTACAAGTGACTTTTTGTTTAACATATATGCAAAAGTAATAATACCTCCAATTGGATGACAAAAGTGAATTAGAATTAGACGATTCTAAAATTCAACAAGaggagaaaaaggaaaaactaagagGTAGGCTTGCAAGAGAAGTAAGGGCTGAAAATCTTACCGCTTTTCATTTTTTCAAAGTTAGGAAGAATCTCGATGTAACAAGTGTCCTTAAAAGATGTAATGACAAAAATTCTAACACCATACTGCcaaaaaaaggtaaaagaaagTTGGATGGTATTAGACATTTAAAAATGCATGGATACTTGATTGAAAgcaaatagaaagaaaaagaattattaaGGGTTGCTCCAGATCAAGGAATTTGGGGGGGGGGGGCAGAGGAGAATATCCATTGCAACAGttatttgtaaataaatatatggttaatTGGTAGTCGCAACACCATCTTCTTTCAAAGGAATCTGTTTGCTACTTTTATAACGCATACCCTGTCCGCAGCAGCCTGCAATGTAACATGATCACCCCACTCGCCACTCCTGGAATCATTCATAATTAGTATTAATATAGCTATTCTCTGCCCAAAAGCTTGAAAGATCAATAACAAGAAAGATTACTTTGACATCTTCTTCAAATAGTCTGTATAATCCATGGGGACATATCCTTCATATGCTTCAGGGTTAGATTTAAGCTGTGGCAAAACATGAAACTATTAATTAGCTACAGCAGGACCGATATGTACTATATACCTTAATAAACAAATGTATTGTTGAGTGTAAGCCAGTAATTTATTCCGGGACAACGAACCTGATTCACAATTTGTCGTCTCACAATTTTGTGATTATCAGGTGTATGAAATAACTGATGTGACAGTGCACGGAACTGGAAAAGCAAAATAATTGACCATAAATTTTATAGCTGAATGCACAATTCAAACTAAAACATAACAAGAGAACACACCTGACAGTTGCCATCTCCCTGAACCTTGAGCTCCATGAAACCATATACCTGCAATCTGGATAGACAAAGAAATATATCTAGCATTAACCTTAAGTAGCTGATAAAACCAAATTACCAAGTCAGCCAACAACACCTTTCATGGAAAGAAAAAATGATGGATTTCTTATTCACGTTGCTCAAAGCATCAAACTCAACATGCTaagatatgaaaaatgaaaaagagaacAGTATAAATAATACCTGCTTAACAACCTCTCATGATCAGACATTGCTTCATCAATTGATGGTATTTCGCCATTGATTCGAGGGACATGCTGCAACAAACAGATTTAAACACTATGAAGAAAATGGCAGAGATGCAGGATCATATGCATcaatagaaattaaattcttttaacaattttaactCAAAATCAGAACATCACATGTATGgacataaaagtaaaaaaattagagaattatgacacttttaaggtaaacttaCAGGAATAGGAACCATTTGATTCAACCTCTTGCCTACTTCATCATCAAGTAAATAACCCTCAGTCAGCTCCAATGAGCCAGAATAATCCTCTGAATCACTGGGGCTAGAACTAGAGCATGAACTATGTAGCACCAAATCATCGGATTCATCCTGGCCATATTCATAGCCTGCACATTGTGGCAAATACGTTCTGAACAATGATAAGCAGATAAAtaccataaaagaaataaatatgcaGGGAAAACTTTCCAGCCACCTGAATAACAGTAGTCTGTTGTTGAAGGAGTAAGCCAATCATGAGGTTCACAGGATGCTTGCGACTGCTCTTCCCCAGCATGAGAAAATTCAGAAGTTTCTGCCACAGCAAGATGAGAGAATTCTTCCTGAAGGGTACGAGCAATGACCTCATCATTCTCTATCTGGCTGCTTTGTGTATCAGTATGACTATGACCTCTAAAATAGTATGTATGATGATAGATGTCACCAGCATCTTGCTGCACCATGTCATTATTATATACAGAATGGTAAAAAGGGTCGCCACCCAGAACCCAATGCACAAAATCTGAATCTTGCTGATACATAGTCATCAACTTCAAGTGAATTTTCCACCGAAAAAGATTACTTGATCACCACCTGAACAAACAATTCTCAGTTAGACTTTTGTTCACACGGAAAAACGAATTGGATATCCATCTTACATACACCGTGCATGAAGAAACAACTCATAAAACTGGAATTACCCTGAAAAAATCGAAGGCTCTACTTCAAGAATCAAAATAAGATGCTCCAGAAATATACTCATTATGGCAGGTTAGATTACAATCCTAGGAAACAATGACAAAAGCTACTTATTCTTCACTGAAATTGAGCAAATGATCaagttgatatttatatatatatattgtttgagGTTATTATAACTATTTCAAAATCAGTTATTTATACAGCACCAAGTTCTTCACAGAACTATTGTTATTACTGCTACTTTGTGGaagtttatcaaaataaaaccttagaaaaaataaatatagtaaCAACTGATTAAATTTAGtaggaaaagaaattaaaaatctctaaataaacaaattatgagCTTATCAGTTTGTTTTCTTCAATCTAAGGATACTTGTTCCTgtatataccattacaaaagttAGCACCATTCCTTATGACTTAAGAATCCAGGTAATCTTGTCTAAAAAGAAgcccaaaaagaaaaataaaaaagatagtaCTATCTTTTCAGCCTAAACCCTAAATTGGAATCAACTTTATCAAAAGCCAAAACcaatattagattaaaaaaagggtttgttttaatggATTTCCATCATAACATACAATAAGATCGCGTTAGCCGTCTAAATTTACTTCAGGAATCAATTTTAATATATCCTAAAAGttcaaaaaagaacaaaaaaacccTTAATTGGAAACAGTCAAATTAGATAAAATCGAGTTCTTTATTTACCCTTTTGATCTAGATTCTCATTCTATTGTAATATACTTTTCCACTTAGAAATTTCATTcccaataaaataatgaaaatctaATGGCTAAAAGTTTTACTAATTCTAAAAAATCTCTCTTGTCCATGCCTAGACATAACTTGCATTTCTCCAACATTATTTTCTTagcaataaaaaaaaatacataaccATGGAATCAGAAATCAGGAAAAAAAATATACAACAcatcaattcaaaaaaaaaaaacttatatgtCGAATCAAGCATAGAAACGCATACGAAGATTCCATCGAAATCCAAGCTTTAACGTTAAGCAATCtcagaaatgaaaaaagaaaaaagaacacccAGAATTCAGAAACACTAAAAAACAGTACCAATGAAAACCCAGAAACATATGATCATTCCCAAGTCCCAATTCAATCAAAAGAAGAGCCACAAAAATGGAATCTATAAGCACTCACCAAACCCAGAAAGCTTGAAACCTTGGtttaaagagaaaaaaacaaggaaggaaaagaaaacaatgaaCTGTTGCTGTATTAATGGAGTACACAAGTGACAAAAAAGATAACGATCAAAacgtttgaaatttttttgaaaacctcaggaaaaaaaatgaattaaaccaAATATGGCAATCTTATTTCACGTACTTATAAATAAACTGTTTCCCGCGGATGTTAATTAAAACGACAAGCACGCGTCAATCCGACCCGATTGCATACGGACGGCCTTTTTATCaattagtaatttttattttttatttttattttttaaatttgagtatgCAAAATCTAAGTGTTTGAGATGGGAGTTGTTACCTGATCTACGGCTGCGATTGTGTGATTTTAGTCCTGAATCCTGATTAAGGTGCTTCGAAAATGACACTTCTGACCTTTTATTTGAAATCAATTTAACGTCCAAAATGGTCCAAAAAAATCCCACAACCGCCTTACCATTTGATTAAtggataatttaatttaattattttaacagttgcatttttatatatatttagaatttcctctggaatttatttatttttcatattttaaaatataaatttaattaataacaccATTAGAATTATTCTTACTAAACTCAAAATCATTGcacattttttctattttattaaatgactattaaataaatattttgttattttaaaatattatataatttttttaaaaaaaaagaaagctattgaatttaaatttgaaaatttaaaaaataaaagaattaagttTTTAGAAAATAGAGTCAAATATGCAAAGGAAAAAAAGttaaacatatttatattttaaattattgtactttatttatttatttatttaaaagaataaaattaaatattgccGCCACTAAagctatatataatataattaataatttaattttctactaaaatatttaattcggTGTTGAAATTGATGGTTGTCCTAGGGCAGGACAACAAGTGGCAGTAGATATTTATTGACACTccaaatttatgttatttttaagaaCTTCTATATTACTATTTTAATTAAGGTGAAGTGCCTTAAATCtttaattaatatcaaattatgtttaaatagcctcaatttattattattttattattatatgatgaCGATGATGTCGTCCGTCCATTATCATTTTTAACATGAATTAAGGACAAAAagattaatctatttttttaaaggaTGATATGAGAGCCTTTAACATGTTCTGAAAGGGCACAACTGAATCCTGTCCAGTGTCAACAAagtaggaaaaaaaaaaaaaacccaaaaatccaaatttttttatcatatatataaacCATGAAGCATATGTTATTTTGTAGTAAGCTGATCaacttttgaaaataataataaaagaagtgAGCATATTACAGGATAAAATATGAAACACCCTTTCTTGAAAAAGATACAATGTTGTTAACAAATACAAGGCTGGTAGTGATGTGAACAAATTACAAGGCTTCTTGTTACATGCTATTAAGCTTtccgagcaaaaaaaaaaaaagggttttctcTTAAGTACCCATATGAATTCAGACCCAACACCCAAATTCTGATCTTTCTTTTTGGTACAAAAGAGACCTCAGTGCGAGAATCGGAGAATGGATTGCAGATGTTGAGATTAGAACTAACAAACCTAAATCTGGGTTCAAATTCTACTTCTTTGAGCACCATTTCCAGCCACTTATACCAAAACGATAATGTTCAATGGGTTCCTATAAGAAGTTGCAAAGAAGGTTTTTTACATCTATATTCTGAGAGCACTTGCATACATATGAACAAAGAAGAGAATATTTGCTTATGCATAAATATatttgtacatgaagtttgattGCGTTGCCCAGTAAAGTTCTATATCTAACAAACTGAAAATGCTCTAGGCCTGGTTTGCTTAAAACCTTGAAATTACCTGCTGTTAGCATGTTCTTATGAGCTTTGGAGTCCATGACCAAATAAACTTTTCGCCACTTCTTAAATCTACAATCCTTCTTTTACTTTCCCTAGCATTTTCCAGAGAGACATCATTCAATGGTGGTTCAGGAGTTCTGGGTCCTGCTGATGATGCTTCCACAATCCGATTCACCATTTCTAAAACCTCACTCATCTTAGGGCGTGACTTTGGGTTTCTGACTAAGCATCGGTTGGCCACAACCGCAAGCCTTTGAGCAGACTTGAGTTGGTATTTCCCTTTCAGTCTAGGGTCCAATATCAACTGGAATTTCCTATCAGATAGGTATGGCTTTACCCATTCCAATAGCCTTTGCTCATTCTTGGGACGGTTTTTGTCAAAGGGGCGCCTGCCAGTAATGAGTTCATAGAGGAAGACCCCATAGCTCCACACATCAATCTTGGATGTTAAACGTCCTGTCTGGATGTATTCAGGAGCCGCATATCCCATTGTCCCAACAACCTGTCAAAGATCATCAGTTTGATTCGTGTAAGGATTAATGAATAGATATTGAAATATTACCATAATTCTACCAAGCAATTTTGACTACATAAACTGAACATTTAACACCTaaccaaaaacaaaaaccaaTTTTCTCCTCATGTAATTAGAAATTAACCTGGTTGTGTTTTCATTATCGAAGGGCACCTTTCTTTTATCTTAAAAAGAATGAAACCATCCATTTGTTTCAGATATGCTCTTAAGGCAAATACAACATCATCTAAACTTATTAAAGAAcattttcttcatgaaaattaGAAACTTTTGGAGGTTTACACCATTAAGACACCTCGTAGAGATGATAAGAAAATTTGAGTGCTCAAAATGAACAGAGACTAAAGGGATACACTTCAAGTAGGTCAATTTGCTTGAACATACCGCTGTTGAGATATGAGTTAATCCTTCTGAAGGGCCCAACCTGGCTAATCCAAAGTCAGAGAGCTTTGCATTCCATTGCTCATCTAGAAGGATATTTGATGATTTAAAATCCCTGAAGATGATCTGTAGTGAAATTTGATACAGAAAACCTATATTAGTATCATATGATATAGTCCAGAGACTATTTTCAATGCAATAGGTACAACGCAATACCAGTAATATCTATAATGGAAACTTAAAAACATTATACCTGGAACTCCATTCCTTCATGTAGGTATGCTAACCCACGAGCAGCATCTTGGGCTATTTTCAATCTCATTGCCCAGGAAAGAGTTGTTTCTGACCGCACAGATAAATGGTTTTCCACACTTCTATTAGGCATATATTCATATATCAAAAGCCGTTGGATTCCTCTTTCATCGTCTTCAGCACAGTAACCAACTAGCTTCACAAGATTCGGATGCTCAACCACACCAAGGACATTTACTTCAGTCACCCACTCCTTGTGGCCCTGCTAATTAATACGTGGGATTGTTAAGTTTATAAAAGTTATTAACTCTCAGCCCAAAGTCACAAGAGGCAGTTTATTTTTACAGTAAGTATCTTGCATGCATCATGCAGTAGCACCAATGCATCGATATTTTCTGGAAAAATGTACACTTTTCCTCATCTCTGAGTACAATTTATGAGGCACCGTACTAAGGCATCAATTTTGACTAGTAGATAGTCAAATTCATTCAGTGGTTGAAGAATCCAGCTctaccttttatttattatagaATTTATTTTGGCTATCCAGCTctaccttttatttattatagaATTTATTTTGGCTAAGTTATTACTGATCACATAGTTATGTTCCAGGCCATCAAATTGAGTTCAAAGGGGTCTAGACAAACCAGGCAGACTCTTTTCAACAAGGAAGGTCACAAAGAATACAAAGAAAAACCAGGATGGAACCTGTTTTCGAGAGAACTGAGATACATGAATACGCATATGACATCAAACTCTCCACTATAACGACTCAAAATATCAACAATTGTACCTATGGAATTTCAAAAGATAAATATTAGAAGGCAAATTAATCCAGAAGAGAAACTTTCAATATGTTGTAAGTCAAGAAGCCTTGCCTGCAACCCCCTTTTACCAAGCTGTTTCACTGCTACTTCAATCTTTTCAGACGGATCTTCAGGACTCTTGAGAGAACCCTTGTAAACACAGCCAAATCCACCCTCTCCGAGCATGAAAGAGCGGCTAAAGTTCTTGGTTGCAGATTTAAGCTCAGAAACTGTGAACACTCTGAGATTGCTAGGTCTTTGAGACATGCTAGGAAAATAGGACCGCCCCATTGACTCACTGCTGACACCTGAGACATTCTGAGAGTTCAATTCAGATCCAGACCTTGCTATTTCGCGATCAGCGCACATGGAGTTCAGAGACCGATTTGAAAGTGATCTGGGGGTCTTTGGTTCATCTTTTTTATACCAATTGGGGAATGTAAAACACTTCATAGCTCTCAAATGATTAAACACAACAAATTCCACAGTGGGAACCCGGATGCAGGAAAGAGATAGATATGATCAAGCAAATCAAAGATTACCAACACAACCTGCAAAGTCAAGAGCTAATCATAAGAAGAAAGTTTTTTGTCGACAGACGAAAAACTATACCCAAAGTTAATGGCCTGGCGTGCCAATAAAATGAAGAACACACCATGAATAACAAATTCCAAGGAAAACTCAAATTCACATCTTCAGTCAAAGATCCATGGCAAACAGCTAAAAAAGGCACGAGCTTATAGCTAATTAGATTAAGCAAATTCACATAATACATATTGAAAAGGCAAGTAAAAGCAAGAAagtttctaaattttatgaacgAAAAGACAAGGTATAAATTCTAATGATTCCAAGGAATCCCACCTCCTAAGCTTTAGAGATATCATCACATGAGCTACAAAACTACCTCTATGGATCATAATCAACagtcaagaaaaataaaagaaaaaagaaaaaaaatcggaAATGATGCTTCTTAATTTCGGAACAGACCATTATTAAGACTACATAATTAATAAGacaaaaattgatgaaattagaCTGTAATCTCACCTTCAATTATCTTGTTTGGAAAGACAGGAAATTCGCTATTGAACTTGAACAAGCATCGAAATTTAAGGATTTAAAGAAAAACCCATTATTTTATTCCAACGCCCCCAAAAAGACCTGGAAAATgcttgaaatttatgaaagaacGGTGTTGATTCTATAAAAGAAGTCCGAACACGGCAGCTCAGGCAACAAGTCATATGACCaaccaaaatttattaaaaagaaaatcacgaAAAAAAAGAGAACATAACCCAATTATTTGAAGAGAAATAAGCAGTAAAGTGAGAACGAGTAGTTTGAAAATGAGGGGACTAAAAATAAGAGGGCTGGTTTTATTTTAGCGTTTAAAAAGGAAGGAGCCAAGAAAATTCTTGCTTCCGTGATGCTTACGATGGTCATCCAAGTCAACGTGGTCTTTAAATACCAACTTTTGTGATCATTCCATTGAATACGTACATACATACCTATATCCCGTCGAACTCCATTGCCGTTGACGTGAGGTAAACCTTTAAAATATCTTTCCCCCCCTTGATttaaatctcaaaaacatatcCTAAAATCAAATTTCCAGCATCTCTTTTatcatttgtttctatttttaacCAATTATATTATACGTCAACTCTTCAAAGAACATACTTTAATAGTCGTCTCTTGTATTGACTACCGATGCTTTGGACTGTAGGGGAAGAAGCGAACCAAAATGCTAATCAATCTGCATTTTGCTTGTACAAAGCATATTATCTCTCTCTACCGACATAACTAAaagtaagaaaatgaaaaatctaACTCAATAGCTAAAATGTTGACTTGGTAAGGAAAAGTAAGAACAGATACTTTTGTAATTACAGCTTGTTAAATATGATTCATAAGAAAGAGGGCAAGTGAAATATTTTGGTCTAGAATAGCATTTATTAGTAATGAATAAATTGGTAATAAGATTGGCTATGCGACTAAGATCTTGATTAAGTTAATTAATGCTAGTAATTAAGAATATCTTGATATGGAAGTTAAGTAAACTGATAAGTATTTGATTATGAATAATGTTGAAATTGGGA
This window of the Gossypium hirsutum isolate 1008001.06 chromosome A09, Gossypium_hirsutum_v2.1, whole genome shotgun sequence genome carries:
- the LOC107943577 gene encoding OVARIAN TUMOR DOMAIN-containing deubiquitinating enzyme 10 isoform X2, producing MTMYQQDSDFVHWVLGGDPFYHSVYNNDMVQQDAGDIYHHTYYFRGHSHTDTQSSQIENDEVIARTLQEEFSHLAVAETSEFSHAGEEQSQASCEPHDWLTPSTTDYCYSGYEYGQDESDDLVLHSSCSSSSPSDSEDYSGSLELTEGYLLDDEVGKRLNQMVPIPHVPRINGEIPSIDEAMSDHERLLSRLQVYGFMELKVQGDGNCQLKSNPEAYEGYVPMDYTDYLKKMSKSGEWGDHVTLQAAADRYGVRIFVITSFKDTCYIEILPNFEKMKSVIFLSFWAEVHYNSIYCQGDPPSSEVPRKKRWWNFGN
- the LOC107943577 gene encoding OVARIAN TUMOR DOMAIN-containing deubiquitinating enzyme 12 isoform X1; translated protein: MTMYQQDSDFVHWVLGGDPFYHSVYNNDMVQQDAGDIYHHTYYFRGHSHTDTQSSQIENDEVIARTLQEEFSHLAVAETSEFSHAGEEQSQASCEPHDWLTPSTTDYCYSGYEYGQDESDDLVLHSSCSSSSPSDSEDYSGSLELTEGYLLDDEVGKRLNQMVPIPHVPRINGEIPSIDEAMSDHERLLSRLQVYGFMELKVQGDGNCQFRALSHQLFHTPDNHKIVRRQIVNQLKSNPEAYEGYVPMDYTDYLKKMSKSGEWGDHVTLQAAADRYGVRIFVITSFKDTCYIEILPNFEKMKSVIFLSFWAEVHYNSIYCQGDPPSSEVPRKKRWWNFGN
- the LOC107943580 gene encoding serine/threonine-protein kinase PCRK1, which encodes MKCFTFPNWYKKDEPKTPRSLSNRSLNSMCADREIARSGSELNSQNVSGVSSESMGRSYFPSMSQRPSNLRVFTVSELKSATKNFSRSFMLGEGGFGCVYKGSLKSPEDPSEKIEVAVKQLGKRGLQGHKEWVTEVNVLGVVEHPNLVKLVGYCAEDDERGIQRLLIYEYMPNRSVENHLSVRSETTLSWAMRLKIAQDAARGLAYLHEGMEFQIIFRDFKSSNILLDEQWNAKLSDFGLARLGPSEGLTHISTAVVGTMGYAAPEYIQTGRLTSKIDVWSYGVFLYELITGRRPFDKNRPKNEQRLLEWVKPYLSDRKFQLILDPRLKGKYQLKSAQRLAVVANRCLVRNPKSRPKMSEVLEMVNRIVEASSAGPRTPEPPLNDVSLENARESKRRIVDLRSGEKFIWSWTPKLIRTC